A genomic window from Labeo rohita strain BAU-BD-2019 chromosome 6, IGBB_LRoh.1.0, whole genome shotgun sequence includes:
- the amotl2a gene encoding angiomotin-like 2a, producing the protein MRTAEDSSGTVLHRLIQEQLRYGNPTDPTLLAIQQQALRGGSSGGGAGSPRSSLESLTQEESLSPQLSTRQEPQGQEHQGDYQHSESPVCHLYQLHTEELPTYEEAKAHSQYLAYQRGQVGLQHGSMETPGVVGAAEQEERMWDVKREHARSLSEHLMQLSLERNCAHDGIPMSSSHSYPQLSNNHSGPLVNERTMHEPDQRGPPPEYPFMVRSPGYMLSHSQEHGQYYKEPPPAFHSQHHRLYPNQAQAPRHSGLPALTPAGQDVIVGGYSIPVNNCQVEQLIKENERLRGEVESYSEKAARLQKLEQEIQRISEAYETLMKGSAKREALEKTMRNKLESEIKRLHDFNRDLRDRLDTASKQRAAMEVEDKSRHAFAKLVEQNEDHLRERERLEKEMQHLRVSGEEWKRRREALEQALMSAQTRNRQLEEELRRKRAYVEKVERMQSALAQLQAACEKREALELRLRTRLEQELKSLRAQQWQSQAQTSPGSYSDLNVSSLHQQLREREEQVLALEADITRWEQKYLEESTMRQFAMDAAATAAAQRDTTIINHSPRHSPNSSFNEDLPSPNHRHQEMENRIRALYAQLLEKDAIIKVMQQRSRREQGRPETQGLRPARSVPSINTVATASTTRPKGKSLSDDQTAAASLPPLPHPLAKTQCRDSSTQCEEPSDEMNPKTEPAPQPSIALNSDSTPLNTTQISNAVENDMVEILI; encoded by the exons ATGAGAACGGCAGAGGATTCGTCAGGCACGGTGCTGCACCGACTGATTCAAGAGCAGCTCCGTTATGGGAACCCTACTGATCCGACTCTGTTGGCCATCCAGCAGCAGGCTCTGCGTGGAGGCAGCAGCGGTGGAGGTGCAGGAAGCCCTCGTTCGTCCTTGGAAAGCCTAACGCAAGAGGAATCACTTTCTCCCCAGCTGTCCACCCGGCAGGAGCCCCAGGGCCAAGAGCACCAGGGGGACTACCAGCACTCAGAGAGTCCCGTCTGCCACCTCTACCAGCTCCACACAGAGGAGCTGCCCACTTATGAGGAAGCGAAGGCTCATTCGCAGTACCTGGCCTACCAGAGAGGTCAAGTAGGGCTTCAGCACGGCAGCATGGAGACCCCAGGAGTGGTTGGAGCAGCCGAGCAGGAAGAGAGAATGTGGGACGTGAAGCGGGAACACGCTCGCTCGCTTAGCGAGCACCTCATGCAGCTCTCGCTGGAGAGGAACTGTGCCCATGATGGTATTCCCATGAGCTCATCGCATAGCTACCCCCAGCTTTCTAATAACCACTCTGGTCCTCTTGTAAACGAGAGGACGATGCATGAGCCAGACCAACGGGGTCCACCTCCGGAGTACCCCTTCATGGTCAGATCCCCTGGATATATGCTTAGCCATTCACAGGAACATGGGCAGTATTACAAAGAGCCTCCCCCTGCTTTCCACTCGCAGCATCACAG GTTATATCCAAACCAGGCGCAAGCGCCTCGCCATAGCGGCCTGCCTGCATTGACCCCTGCTGGACAGGATGTCATTGTTGGAGGATACAGCATCCCAGTGAACAACTGCCAAGTAGAGCAGCTCATTAAAGAAAACGAGAGACTGAGAGGAGAAGTAGAGAGCTACAGCGAGAAGGCAGCAAGGCTGCAGAAG CTTGAACAGGAAATTCAGAGGATATCAGAAGCCTATGAGACTCTTATGAAGGGATCTGCAAAGAGAGAAGCCCTTGAGAAAACCATGAGGAACAAGCTTGAGAGTGAGATCAAGCGACTGCATGACTTTAACCGAGATCTCAGGG ACCGCCTGGATACAGCCAGCAAACAGAGAGCAGCCATGGAAGTTGAAGACAAGAGTCGGCATGCCTTTGCCAAACTGGTTGAGCAAA ATGAGGATCACCTTCGAGAGCGGGAACGTCTTGAAAAAGAAATGCAGCATTTGCGGGTCTCGGGAGAAGAATGGAAGAGGCGCAGAGAAGCCTTGGAGCAAGCGCTGATGTCCGCTCAGACACGAAATAGGCAGCTGGAAGAAGAGTTACGAAGGAAAAGAGCTTACGTTGAGAAGGTGGAGAGAATGCAGAGCGCCCTGGCACAGTTGCAGGCGGCATGTGAGAAGAGAGAGGCGCTGGAGTTACGATTGAGGACAAGACTCGAACAGGAGCTGAAGAGCCTGAGAGCACAGCAG TGGCAGTCTCAAGCTCAAACGAGTCCAGGGTCCTACTCGGACCTTAACGTGTCATCGCTGCATCAGCAGCTGAGGGAAAGAGAGGAGCAGGTTCTGGCCCTGGAGGCTGACATAACCCGCTGGGAGCAAAAGTATCTTGAGGAGAGCACGATGCGTCAATTCGCAATGGATGCCGCTGCTACTGCTGCAGCTCAGAG GGATACAACAATCATCAACCATTCACCTCGCCATTCACCCAACAGCAGCTTCAATGAGGACTTGCCGTCCCCCAACCACAGACATCAGGAGATGGAAAACCG GATCCGGGCACTTTATGCTCAACTTTTGGAGAAGGATGCCATTATAAAGGTTATGCAGCAGCGGTCACGACGAGAGCAAGGCCGACCTGAGACGCAAGGCCTACGACCTGCTCGATCTGTTCCCTCCATCAACACGGTTGCCACAGCTAGCACCACCCGACCCAAAG GGAAGAGCCTCTCGGATGACCAGACGGCAGCCGCGTCGTTGCCCCCGCTACCCCATCCTCTTGCCAAAACCCAGTGTCGAGACAGCAGCACTCAGTGTGAAGAACCTTCAGATGAGATGAACCCTAAAACAGAACCTGCTCCACAACCATCCATTGCTCTAAATTCTG ATTCCACTCCTCTCAACACAACTCAGATCAGCAACGCTGTTGAAAATGACATGGTGGAGATTCTCATCTGA